GTAAAGCTAGACACTGAGAATAGTGGAAGCTGTttgaggaggcctatgtcgaAGGACAagctgtaaaaaataaattagccGGCTTGCCGATTAATTACCTATTAGTGTTTATAGTACTTCATATTTTCATGTACTAGGATAAGTATTTTACAGCAATaaaggttattattattataataaaattcagaaaatttgtctcgatagaaaaaaagttgtgacaaaatatatacctaaataAGTACGAAAACGTCGCATTTCAACTCAATACTTGTACTAAAGCCACTGCACTATTCCTTGCGccgtttctttaataatacatacatatttaaataattttgcagtGTTTAAATGCATTGTACTATATTCCCACGTGAATTGTTTTATTGAGCAACGTCATAATTTGGTCTATTTTACTTCAACGTGAACATTAAAATGTTACTGGCATtacttaaataacaaaaagttatataaatacgGCTGAATTTTCTTATCATACATAAGTATCTTACCACCATGTATTCTATTTTACTCTTGTTATTGGTTACAACGTCCAAAATTTTCTGTGAAAAATTTCATTTACTTAACCAAAATTATTACGACATTGATGAATCTGAGGAAATATTCAAACAGTTTCttgaatattttgataaattttacgACAAATCTGAATACAGAAAGCGATTAAATGTGCTgaaagataatttattaaaaataaaccagtggaataaagaagaaaatagAAAGTATACTTTGAACGAGTTCGCTGATTTGACTGAGGACGAGTTTTCTCAAACATACCTTGGgcttaatgaaattataagcTCGCGTACTGGTGTTGATGTAATAGAATACGAATCCAAAGGTGGAGCTCCTGAAAATTTGGATTGGAGACGATTTGGTTACGTTTCGTCTGTAAAGCACCAATCACAATTTCATCGGTGTGGATCATGCTATGCGTTTAGTGCTGTTGGTAAGCAAGATTTGGAAACACCAATGTACATATTCctctaaataaatacatataagatGTATGTGTTTCAATGTAATCATTGAAACTAAccttaagaaataataactaaaatatattattaaaggaGTCCcattaggcaaggttccgaagatactggcagcgttccctctttgaatagctagacttaTTCAtcgtccgaggtagctgcaagatcttcggtctcctttgatgtcgactaacctttttgatatttctttaaaaagccttaaagcgctaggaccccacggaccaagggtctcaacaccgaatgggacaaaatcatattcggagtctagtatttgcatgctttaactttttcagccgcttcacaagccgcaccagccACCACCACCACCTTCCTCTAATTTAtgttgaaaataaaagttttaagatGAAGACTTGtactttgaaaaatataaacgttGTCAAGGAAAAGCttgttttatagtttaacTTGTTACCATTGAACCATTgtgtctatttaaaaaaatcccttATGTTTTTAGGGCATATTGAAAGTCGTCACGCTATGAAGCACAACATTACAGCTATTAATCTGTCTGCACAACAGGCTCTCGACTGCGATTATTTAGATCTCGGCTGTGACGGAGGAGACCCTGTACACGTTTTTGAGTAAGTTGATGAATAATTAAACACTATTACAGTCATTGCTGTTCTTTAGCAGTTTAAGCATATTTCAGGAGATAACTTAAAGGATATTTAGCTTTATTTAATACGGAATTTTGGAAATCACACTTTAGGTTACATAATTTTCCCAACtgataatatctataaatgccgatttaaattagattaataatattgttaaggagatacatatataatctTATGTAAGATAatcaattaaagtaatttggCGCCATCAGAAATAACGTATACATGCATAATTTAGTAAGATAAACCACTCATTTCAGAACGCTTTCTGAACAAGGTGGTTCGATGAGAGATAAAGATTATCCGTATGTAAGCGTACaaggtaaatgtaaaactgaTAAAGAAGAAATTGAAGTTAAAGTTAACGGTGGTACACAGTTAATGCTGAAAGACGAGGACGCCATGAAAGACGCAGTTGCGCATTTGGGACCATTATCAGTTGGTAAGCAACACAAATTCAAGTACCTATCTTAATTAGTCTCATTAAAATCTTGACCAAAGTTAATAGAAATGGCATTTGATCCTATAACTAACACCACAAGTATTATTaggaaaattaataattaacaaaatctgACTATGTAGCAATTATCAAAATCAAAGACTAGAGTTTTATCGACGTATAACCATATTTCTATCGTTTAATATGTCTTCTAACTTTCacacttaaaatattgaaCTTATATTATACAGTTGGAAAATTATCCATATGCAGTCGACAAcgttatatagtagataacgTTTTTATTTCAGCTATAAGGTTTACTCATAAAATGGCCGCAAAGGTTACTCATGAGATCTATGATGGAGCCTATTGTGAAACTAGTAGAACAAACAATCTCAATCATGCAGTGATAGTAGTAGGATATGGAAGAGGTAAATATATAGACAGCAATTTAACCGAGTGCAGAGAATGTATTGTAggtatattgaaatattatgaGGATGAAGAAAAGACTTGCTtgattttatactttaaaattttaaaacaataataattaatgaataaacaaaacataaataaacattgtgGATCCTTCCCTTTTTGCTGTCACCATCTCCTCGCGGTATTGCAATACCTCTACGTTGAGCGATGAAAGCACCAGTTGTAGTTACTGGTATTGCCAAACAGGCGCCAACTAAATTCTTTAATTGGTACTTGAATGACCAAGGTACCTTACTCCAACGTtgtccaaagggaacaaatcAATGTTGGGGTAATTTGCTCCACGTCCGCCCATACTATATACTTACATCCATATATACTTACATTTTATCGAATTTATAAACGTACAACTCtctcatatataatatatttaattatatatttgcataataacatgttattatattttgcagAGAACAATAAAGATTACTGGATTATTAAGAACTCTTGGGGTGAGAAATGGGGTGATCATGGCTACCTGCGCTTGATCAGAGGAGTTGGTGCGTGTGGTATTGGCAATGTTGCTTTTTTGGCTGATGTTGAATAAGAAGCAAGTATTTTTCGTATAAACTTGTCGGATATTCTTTACCATAGAAAacaaaattcataataaataaatttaccagcaatactttatttttattttaatgtgacaaaaaACCCGGGTGTGGACTTGGAATTAGCGCcaagatacaaaaatatcgAAATGTCTGTGAGTCGTAAATTTTAAAGAACGAACAAATCGTAGAAGTTATGACTGTTTTTTTTGGCATGGCTGTCACTTGTTGGTCATGGTACAAAAAAATCGATTCAATTTAGGAACCAAAACTCATCAGCATCTCATCTGGATCGATTACCTTGCCATTTTGTAACTTACTTTTCAAAAACTCTCACAGCTGATTCCGCTCTCAAACCAGCGaaagtcattttacgatttggcatagatctgataaacaataaccgCGAAAGCGCCGATCGAGATTGGTTACATTTGTAACTAAAATTCGACACTCAAAATACTTAAGACGGAATTACATAATGAAATTAGTTGCATGATGGGAAATAAGTTTCACGAAAGTATTACCGATATATGCCAAAGTAATTTCGGAAAATAATTAGTGTCATGAAATCCACAATATCGCAGTAACCATGGCCTCATTAACATCAAagctttatttttctatatttaagaGATGCTACtccaaaaacttaaaaaaaagaatattaagaaaaaaagacGTTGGCGAACGAAACTTACTACCTACCTTTAAGTGGCCCCTTTGCCAGATGGTTTGTACAGTTAATAACATATtcaaattattcataattggTTATTATtggtaaagattttttttcgttaggtatatacacaattattactatatattaaacaattatttttatctattttgaatttaaactaGGTCCTCCATAACATGTTCGATGTACTTTCCCTTCAATAATCaatctaatttttataaaatgaaatagtaaatatttagtattcaACATGAAAATTTAGCCAAtcaactatttttataaataaaatgggtACTTTGTCACGATATTCATAGACAACAAATCACTTGGTAATCCAGCTACAAACTCCTCCAAACTTACCGAGACGAAAAATGAGCAAGGCTGTTAGTAAAGTGAGGTGCGAGTTGAAATCACGGATTATCAGAATGCTAAGGCAGTTCGAagaagaagaactggcaataaacccTTCGctacttttttaaatcgacaaggtttttagaaaatatttgtaagtaCCTACAACATCatgttaaaaaagttaaatgttgtaattaaataaaaaaatgtgtgcgtgtactaggtgtacacaagtaagaagtgaaacttctttatgaccttatttttcgaaaaattatctactatatgcaactttacagaaattggttaaataaagttaaattagataaagtttaacaaaaggcttttattatcatagacatgaatacaaatacaattatttcatttattattactgtactactatgtagtactaagattattacagaatttcattaattgtaatataattattagtattactatcattgttatcgttattatatatttttgttactaatggcttcgaatctcttcggatcaaccgtggacaagaaaaagatggcgcgtaaccgaaaaatgtgacaaatgtgtgtaaatttttttccaacgccgataaagaagtttgacttcaaaaagcaacatggcgcgtaacctgctacaaaatttctcccatacgtcgataaagaagtttcacttcaaaagttggcgcgtaacggaaaaatgtgaggcgtaacgcaaaaatgttacactaaatttttttccaaccccgataaagaagtttcacttcaaaaatactgaATAAATGAGAAACCCAAATATTTTTACCTCCATCAATAGACGTTGAAATAGGAACATGCACTTTCATTGCTAAAGAACGATACGCAAACACGTAGTAATACATAGGCGTATGTACACCGATCAAAGTCCGATCAGGCCACACATAATATTCacatagtttaaatttatttattaacaatataattttagtttacagATAATTGCTTATCAACAGtgaatactaaaatatatacattcatTTGATACGCTATCAAGGAATCTTTAACATAACTTACGTTAGTTATTTCTGAAAATGCCTActacattttttaatctaacaTCCAATTAATAAGCGACCACAATaactgaaaattaaataaacaattcacaatgatttatttactttacgtTCTACTCGTTTGGCTTCTGAAGTTATGTCTTctgataattatatattctatCTAGAATGAAATATGAAAAGTGAATCAGCCAAATTTGGTGTCAACCAATTCACTGATTTGACTCCTGAAAATGTTTTTGGGTGTAAGAGGTAATTTCAGTAATGGGGAACCTCGAGATTATATTATGAAAGGTTTAATGTAGCAAAGTAGCTTGGACTACTTTGTTTGGAATATATTAGAAGTTTTTGGGCAAGTATTTACTATAAGCACGTGCCTCACATCTTCTGCAAGATAAGCAAGttttgagaaattttaaaaatgtcatGGTTCGTAATTGAAACAAAtagggccgttcaagtatgaCGTAAGCAGTATGGGGGGGGggttgattttcttatttggtaattacgtcaacagtaattatttacttttttacacatattacctaTACAttgcctatgcttgaaaacgaaaagCATTTTCGAGgaataatacgtttatgtactattatttttgagagctttgcttaatTTTGTTGACAAGAGGAAGGGGgaggggggataaattgcagtaaatctgcttacgtaatacttgaacggccccataTCTGTAAGTACTTCAAACTATTTAGTAGTATTGCTGCTGAGATAGTTACTTTCTATTACCTATATTACAGCGTAAttaacaagaaataaataataataataatttgcttGCGACGTCTTACTGAACAACAAGTATTGGAATGACAACCAGTGATGGAGGTGTGGTGGGGGTTGGCGACACTGGGTGTTCCAGTAAGtgtatacttaataattaatattaatcttaattattaagtataatatataagtataatatataagttataatttataatataatatataatgtataagttatattaagtataatatataagttttcGGTACTGCCATAATTAGCCGGAAAATTAGTAATCTTTGAAAACTATGAATGAATTGGTCAAAGCCGACCTATACATCTATAAGATacctatttgttttattttaacaacagcaatatatttttcagatCTTTAGCTTCCCAAGGAAGTTCGATAAAGGAACACTACTCTCACCGACTCAAACTGAATAGTCGTGAAGGTCACCGGTGGAAAGGAGCTGCTAATATCAAGCAAACAGCAACTACAGACCACTATCTATTGGTAAATCCAATAAAAAGAAATCTTTCTTTAGTACTGGAATCCAATAAAACGAGCCTTCACAATCTGTATGTACTAGAAAGAAAACCAAAGAATGTTGTAGTACCTACTTCAAACGTCAAAagataacataataataaaatatagaaatacctGTGCAATAGTTGTGTGTTATTACAATCTAGGTTAATTCCTTTGGATATGGTGCGAATCATGAAAAACAATTAGAATTTGGAAttcgaatataaaattaataggtCGAAATGCGAAATTATTTTCTCTGTAGTAACGCGTGGTTTCTAAGTTATAATGATTAATGGGGGCTTTTGTTGGGGGCCATGTGACTGCACTGTGTGTGGTCAATGGTAATGGTATCCTTTTATTCTTCTGTCAGGTTCCCAATTTGTTTACAATACatacgaatatttaaaaacacgaAAGATATAAGAAAATAGATTGTTTACTCGTAGTatcactaaaaaaatattgcggtGGTTACCGTGCGGTGGGCAGGTACATTTCATTGCGCTTATACCAGTATACTTAGTGGGGGGTTGCCTGCCTGTCATATAACACATTAAATAGTTGTATCTTTCAGATAGTGGCAACGATGGAGGCAACGACATGGGGTGAAGAAGGTTACATTCGTTTAGAAATGCCTGTGTCATAGGAAAATATGTTGCTCAAACATCGccttaaatgttaaatgagaATGTTTTCGAAGAATATATACCCTATATCACCCTAAtactttagatttttatttgttgacAATATAAAGAACTTTTTATACTAGTGGGGTGTagttatgtttattgtttgGTAGATAGGGATTATTTTCTAGCTGCCCAGCTAACGTTTAAAAATTACCATTTGGTTTACGAATGCCTCGTTTCATTCGAAATACCTGTCATACGTTTTCGGAGTTGGAGCCCGATCAATAGGTAAAACTTGCTCTGGGGGCACTAACTATGATTATAGCAATACTAAGTATAGCCATACACatgcagatttttttttcattactaAAGCGTAcagttaaaaaattcaaaatcggCGCTGTTGGCGCTAAATTAACTATGATTATAGCAACACTAAGTATCATACACTTGCAAATTAGCTTGCCATACTGAGAACAATGTCCGTAACGTTATTTAGAAGGGTAAGAAGTACTTCCTTCAGAATTTCATTCCGACAAATAGTTTATGTTTGTGAGGCTTTAATACTTTACGGTTTTTTTATTGCACTTATAACTCACAATATACAAGAATCAGATCACGCTCATTGCAATCGACATTTTACCATAATTATTAGAATTTGACAGCTCAAAATTCAAGACTTTTACGGTTTGAAGAAATTAGTCTGGAATAgggcattttattaattttatataaatgtgacGATTTAAGTCGTTAAAACACTATATTGCACACAATTTTGGGAACGGACCTTCAAAAATAAGAGAATATGTATAGCTCTAAAAATTCTAATCAACATTTAATACATGTAACTGTTATGTTACAACTTCAAGAAATGaatgtttaattgttttttattgtgcGTTATCGAGTCGGTATTTATCCTTCAATTAATAACCATTTAggaatttttaagtattttattaagaaatttcaaatatatttcattacaagtgcattattattcatatttggaattttatttgataacaaCTACTATATAATTAGAGTTATTTCTACCATGTGTATCATACCTGACAATGTTCCGCTTATTCTGTCTCGTGTTAATTGTGACTGAAGTACTAACTTCAGAATATTCTTTGTTGGATCAGGATTACTATGACTTAGACCAAGCTCCTGAGATCTACAAGCAATTCCTTcagaaatataacaaataatctAGCTCGGATCGTTTTGAAATATTCAAGGAAAATTTgagaaaaattaacaaatataaagaaaacaacaGTCAAAACTCATATGGCATCAATCATTACACAGATTTGACCTTTGAGGAGATTTCGGAATGCTATTTAGGTTTTAATGGTAACTTTACATCGGGCGATGTTATCGAGTATAAGCCCAGTGGGCAAAAGCTTCCAACTGAATTAGATTGGCGTACTAACGGTTATGTGACTGAAGTCAAGTCTCAGTTGAATTGTGGGTCTTGTTTTGCCTTCAGCGCCGTaggtaggttttttttttagatttttagtttttattgtgTAATAAAAGTGTCCATTACTGCTGATCATAGTTACATCTCTTGTAAtgccatttatttttatattacctaTAGGAAATATCGAAGGACAATATGCTAAAGCACACAGCACCACAGCAATTAGCCTATCAAATCAGCAAGCATTTGATTGCAGCTCAACTCCAGATTGTAAACGGGGTGGTTTCCCACATGACGTTTTTCTGTGAGTACACAACCTATTTTTCCTAAATAGCGTTATATTATTCTTTGGCTAATGGA
Above is a genomic segment from Pieris napi chromosome 7, ilPieNapi1.2, whole genome shotgun sequence containing:
- the LOC125051391 gene encoding ervatamin-B-like; protein product: MYSILLLLLVTTSKIFCEKFHLLNQNYYDIDESEEIFKQFLEYFDKFYDKSEYRKRLNVLKDNLLKINQWNKEENRKYTLNEFADLTEDEFSQTYLGLNEIISSRTGVDVIEYESKGGAPENLDWRRFGYVSSVKHQSQFHRCGSCYAFSAVGHIESRHAMKHNITAINLSAQQALDCDYLDLGCDGGDPVHVFETLSEQGGSMRDKDYPYVSVQGKCKTDKEEIEVKVNGGTQLMLKDEDAMKDAVAHLGPLSVAIRFTHKMAAKVTHEIYDGAYCETSRTNNLNHAVIVVGYGRENNKDYWIIKNSWGEKWGDHGYLRLIRGVGACGIGNVAFLADVE